TATACTCCTGAAGGCGGTACTATTGCCGTCTCCGGACTGCACCGTACAACTCAAAAAGTTCAATTTAGTGTTGGTGATACCGGTCCCGGTATTCCCGAAGAAAATCGAGAACGCATTTTTGAAAATCACTTCCGCTTAGAAAGAGATGAAACCATCGAAGGTTACGGAATTGGTTTGTGTTTGTGTCAGCGCGTTATCCGAGCACACTACGGTCAAATTTGGGTAGATGCTGCTCCTGAAGGTGGAGCATGGTTCCACTTTACATTACCAGTGTATCCAAATTAGTTAGTGGTTAGTAGTTAGTGGTTAGTGGAGAGCGACTAACAACCAACAACTAACAACTATCAACTAACAACTAACCCTTCCTCAAAACCTCAATAATTTGAAGATTGGCTTCGGGAAAAGTAAATGTTTCCAACTCACCTACACTCACCCAACGGACTTCATCACACTCAAGGGGTTGCGGAATACCTGAAAGATAGCGACATTCATGAACTGTAAGAGTCACTCGTAAGTGAGTGTAGGTGTGGTTAATTGTCACTAAATGTTTGCCAACCTCAATTTCAATCCCCAATTCTTCTTGTATTTCGCGTTTGATGCACTCAGACACTGTCTCATTTGGCTCAACTTTACCTCCAGGAAATTCCCACAAACCCCCCATGACTCCCTCTAGACGTCGGCGATCGATTAAAATTTGTCCTGAGTCATTTTTGATTATGGCAACACCGATGATTTTATGGGGTTTGGAACTGTCATCTAATTTCTGGACAAAACTAACCATTACTAGACTTTTTAAGTATGAGAAAACTTTAATCATAATATAGTAAAATCTAGTCATGTAGCATCAAGCCGAGGATAAACATGACATGAAACTTGGGGACTACGCAAAAGCAATAGGTATTTCCGCAAGGGACAGCATGGAGATACTTGAAAGCTCTTAAGATTCCATACCCCACAAAGCAACTAGACACAGGGACTGCGAACGCTTGACGCTCACCCTATTCCGCCAGGGTTGACGGTCACGCATTGTCCAATCATTTTCCCTTGTGAATGTGGGATTCAGTTACCAAAGACACCGTACATTCACCGGGGCAATGCCAGGAAGGAAAGTTTGATTTAATCAATAAATATACTGAAATATCTTAGAATAGTTCGAGGTCGAAGTTCCCCCTTTGTCAGTTGTGAAGATGCAAAACGTAGAAAAGCACACAATTAAACACAATCACGAGTGGTTTCCTTATTGTGAGGAGATGACTAACGCATCTCGCCAACTTTACAATGCGGCTCAATTTACACAACGCCAAGGTTTCTTTTATGGCTGGGGTACGCAGTCTGGTGGCACGTTAGACGTCATGTTTAAATCAAATAGCAATTACGGGGCAATGCCTGCAAAAGTTGCTCAACTGGTGTTAAAACAGAACGCTGATGCATGGTCGGCTTACTTCAAAGCAATGTCAGCTTACAAATTAGACCCAAACAAGTTTACTGGTTGCCCAAAACCGCCTAGTTATATTGACGAGAAAAACCTGGTCAAGTTTAATTACCAAGCTATTGGGAAAAAAGAGTTCAAGGGTGGCTATATTGTTCCTTCAATGTCTCCAATTAGGATACCAGTAAGACCAGGGTTAAAATTTTCAGACTTGTGTGAAGTGAGAATAGTACCATTAACTGGCTGTTTTGTGATAGAGGTGGTTTATGATGTTCCAGACAATCCAGAATTTTTCTGTAGTCTCAATCCAGAGTTAGCAGCCTCTATTGATCTAGGGTTAGATAATCTAGCAACGATAGTTTTTAGTGACCCGACCATACAACCAATAGCGGTAAATGGTAAACCTTTAAAATCAGCTAACCAGTTTTACAATAAGCAGGTAGCTAAATTCCGAGGTTTTCTTGCCATAGGTCAACGGACATCTAGGCGAATTCAAAACATTGTTCGTAACCGCAATAACTTTGTCGAAAGCTATTTACAC
This genomic interval from Scytonema hofmannii PCC 7110 contains the following:
- the mutT gene encoding 8-oxo-dGTP diphosphatase MutT is translated as MVSFVQKLDDSSKPHKIIGVAIIKNDSGQILIDRRRLEGVMGGLWEFPGGKVEPNETVSECIKREIQEELGIEIEVGKHLVTINHTYTHLRVTLTVHECRYLSGIPQPLECDEVRWVSVGELETFTFPEANLQIIEVLRKG
- a CDS encoding RNA-guided endonuclease InsQ/TnpB family protein; the protein is MTNASRQLYNAAQFTQRQGFFYGWGTQSGGTLDVMFKSNSNYGAMPAKVAQLVLKQNADAWSAYFKAMSAYKLDPNKFTGCPKPPSYIDEKNLVKFNYQAIGKKEFKGGYIVPSMSPIRIPVRPGLKFSDLCEVRIVPLTGCFVIEVVYDVPDNPEFFCSLNPELAASIDLGLDNLATIVFSDPTIQPIAVNGKPLKSANQFYNKQVAKFRGFLAIGQRTSRRIQNIVRNRNNFVESYLHSSTKMIVDEMVKQGVRLVAIGKNEQWKTSLNIGKRNNQAFNSVPHAKFIEMLTYKLEKVGITVKVGEESYTSKSSLIDWDIIPTFDPNNKVKHKFSGKRVQRAWYVSKDGLRIHADVNGAFNIARKVIPNSFNCLQEIVERDRGCLVVHPLAFNTFVLL